A window of Rhodococcus sp. SGAir0479 contains these coding sequences:
- a CDS encoding 4Fe-4S dicluster domain-containing protein, translating into MSDNLSKLGRAFFGPGDPAREAGYTDPPSRKGFFTDTSVCIGCKACEVACKEWNAVPEDGLELTGMSYDNTGALGASTWRHVAFVEQPVPPERRRETVDLGMPGTSLPGADSDVTERTDFRWLMESDVCKHCTHAACLDVCPTGALFRTEFGTVVVQNDICNGCGYCIPACPYGVIDRRDGPTGDPAVGLAQKCTLCYDRLSGGMEPACAKACPTDSIQFGDLDELRERADRRLAQLQDAGESTAQLYGRDEGDGVGGTGAFFLLLDEPEVYGLPPDPVVTTRDLPGMWRQAALAAATLLGGAVVAFAGRRKGHR; encoded by the coding sequence GTGTCGGACAATCTGTCGAAACTGGGTCGAGCGTTCTTCGGCCCGGGCGACCCCGCGCGGGAAGCGGGGTACACCGACCCGCCGAGCCGCAAGGGTTTCTTCACCGACACCAGCGTGTGCATCGGGTGCAAGGCCTGCGAGGTCGCGTGCAAGGAGTGGAACGCCGTCCCCGAGGACGGACTCGAGCTGACCGGGATGTCGTACGACAACACCGGGGCGCTGGGCGCCTCGACCTGGCGGCACGTGGCCTTCGTGGAACAGCCGGTACCGCCCGAGCGACGGCGGGAGACCGTCGATCTGGGAATGCCGGGAACGTCGTTGCCCGGCGCCGACTCCGACGTCACCGAACGCACGGACTTCCGCTGGCTCATGGAGTCGGACGTGTGCAAGCACTGCACGCACGCGGCATGCCTGGACGTGTGTCCCACCGGCGCGCTGTTCCGGACCGAGTTCGGCACCGTCGTGGTGCAGAACGACATCTGCAACGGCTGCGGCTATTGCATCCCCGCCTGCCCGTACGGCGTGATCGACCGCCGCGACGGCCCCACCGGGGACCCGGCCGTGGGCCTGGCACAGAAGTGCACGCTCTGTTACGACCGGCTCTCGGGCGGGATGGAACCGGCGTGCGCGAAGGCGTGTCCCACGGATTCGATCCAGTTCGGCGATCTGGACGAGTTGCGCGAGCGCGCCGACCGCCGGCTTGCGCAACTGCAGGACGCGGGCGAGTCGACCGCCCAGCTGTACGGGCGCGACGAGGGCGACGGCGTCGGCGGCACCGGCGCGTTCTTCCTGCTGCTGGACGAGCCGGAGGTGTACGGGTTGCCGCCGGACCCGGTGGTGACCACGCGGGACCTGCCCGGGATGTGGCGGCAGGCCGCGCTCGCGGCTGCCACGCTGCTCGGCGGCGCGGTCGTCGCGTTCGCCGGCCGTCGAAAGGGACACCGATGA
- the selA gene encoding L-seryl-tRNA(Sec) selenium transferase: MLRDERLREAIDTVGRETVKAGVRAAQQQVRQGLLAPGDVVDVVLGGLPATPVTLTPVLNATGVLLHTNLGRAPLSAAAVRALELAAGTNDVELDLVSGQRGKRGRGALDALRSAVPDAEDVHIVNNGAAALALAATALGGERRNIVIARGEMVEIGDGFRLPDLLESTGARLREVGTTNRVHLDDYVRAIDAETAFVLKVHPSNFRITGFTSSVAVHDLAGLDCPLVVDIGSGLLARHPVLPDEPDMASTLRAGADLVTASGDKLLGGPQAGVIGGRAELVHRLRRHPLARAMRVDKLTLAAFEATLRGPQTPTAAALSADVAELRRRAETMADRLRTSGVDAVAAASAATVGGGGAPGVDLPSAAVSLPVAYADLLRAGRPAVLGRVLDGRCLLDLRTVRPSADDDLYRAILAAR, encoded by the coding sequence GTGCTCCGGGACGAGCGGTTGCGCGAGGCGATCGACACGGTGGGCCGCGAGACCGTCAAGGCGGGGGTCCGCGCCGCCCAGCAGCAAGTGCGGCAAGGGCTGCTGGCACCGGGGGACGTCGTCGACGTCGTGCTCGGCGGCCTGCCCGCCACGCCGGTGACGCTGACTCCCGTGCTCAACGCCACCGGGGTGCTGCTGCACACCAACCTCGGCCGGGCGCCGCTGTCGGCGGCCGCGGTCCGAGCACTCGAACTGGCTGCCGGCACCAACGATGTCGAGCTGGACCTGGTGTCCGGGCAGCGCGGCAAGCGCGGGCGCGGCGCGTTGGACGCCCTGCGGTCGGCGGTGCCCGACGCCGAGGACGTCCACATCGTCAACAACGGCGCGGCGGCGCTGGCGCTGGCGGCCACGGCTCTCGGCGGCGAGCGCCGCAACATCGTCATCGCGCGCGGCGAGATGGTGGAGATCGGAGACGGGTTCCGGCTCCCGGACCTGCTGGAATCGACCGGCGCGCGACTGCGTGAGGTGGGTACCACCAACCGGGTGCACCTCGACGACTACGTGCGCGCGATCGACGCGGAGACGGCGTTCGTCCTGAAGGTGCATCCCTCGAACTTCCGAATCACCGGCTTCACGTCGAGCGTGGCGGTCCACGACCTCGCGGGCCTCGACTGCCCGCTCGTGGTGGACATCGGCTCGGGACTGCTCGCGCGCCACCCGGTGTTGCCCGACGAGCCGGACATGGCCTCGACGCTGCGGGCCGGCGCCGACCTCGTGACCGCGAGCGGTGACAAGCTCCTCGGTGGACCCCAGGCGGGGGTGATCGGCGGACGCGCGGAACTGGTGCACCGGCTGCGACGCCACCCGCTCGCGCGTGCGATGCGCGTGGACAAGCTGACGCTGGCCGCGTTCGAGGCGACCCTGCGTGGTCCGCAAACGCCCACCGCCGCAGCTCTTTCCGCGGATGTCGCGGAGCTGCGACGGCGAGCCGAGACGATGGCGGACCGCCTGCGTACGTCCGGCGTCGACGCGGTGGCGGCCGCCTCGGCGGCCACGGTCGGTGGCGGCGGAGCGCCCGGGGTGGACCTGCCGAGCGCCGCGGTGAGTCTGCCCGTGGCGTACGCGGATCTGCTGCGCGCGGGCCGTCCGGCCGTGCTCGGCCGGGTGCTCGACGGCCGGTGCCTGCTGGATCTGCGAACCGTCCGCCCGTCCGCGGACGACGACCTGTATCGGGCGATCCTGGCGGCGCGGTGA
- the selB gene encoding selenocysteine-specific translation elongation factor, translated as MFVVATAGHVDHGKSTLIRALTGEEPDRWAEERRRGLTIDLGFASTTLPNGRTVAFVDVPGHRRFVPNMLAGVGPVPAVMFVVAADDGWMPQSQEHLDALAALGVRHGVLVITRSDLLDPEPAAEEARAALAGTSLAHIPTVAVSAVTGSGMDELRSALERLGNELPPADVDADVRLWVDRSFTIGGAGTVVTGTLGAGTVRTGDTLRVGVNGPRVVVRGLQSLGRDRAEVPAPARVAVNLRGVANSDIARGDALLTPDRWYQTATVDVRLTAPGTLREHVVVHCGSAAVGARVRPLTDAFARLSLEQPLPLRIGDRLILRDPDAGLIPSGAVVLDPAPPELRRRGDARRRAEVLAAATPDVGSELHRRGFARARDLRAWGVTGVPDTAGPGDWLLDPDTARSAAERLGKLVDEHARTHPLAPGLPGEAARRALALPDPQLLAAVLEHAGALTVDDGRIVRRDAEAGLPEPVAQAAARLQQRWEDEPFVAPSAGDLAELGLGHRELAACARAGLVTPLGGGVWLGSGAVDAAVEALRELPEPFTPSEARTRLGTSRRVIMPLLELLAREGRTRRAGEDGHVVA; from the coding sequence ATGTTCGTCGTCGCGACCGCCGGGCACGTCGATCACGGCAAATCCACGCTGATCCGTGCGCTCACCGGCGAGGAACCGGACCGCTGGGCCGAGGAACGCCGCCGTGGTCTCACGATCGATCTGGGTTTCGCGTCCACGACGCTCCCGAACGGCCGGACCGTCGCCTTCGTCGACGTGCCGGGGCACCGACGGTTCGTGCCGAACATGCTGGCGGGCGTCGGGCCGGTGCCCGCGGTGATGTTCGTGGTCGCGGCCGACGACGGCTGGATGCCGCAGTCCCAGGAGCACCTGGACGCGCTCGCCGCGTTGGGCGTCCGGCACGGGGTGCTCGTGATCACCCGCAGCGACCTGCTCGACCCCGAGCCGGCGGCCGAGGAAGCGCGGGCGGCGCTGGCCGGAACGTCGCTCGCGCACATCCCGACGGTCGCGGTCTCCGCCGTCACCGGCTCCGGGATGGACGAATTGCGTTCGGCGCTGGAACGACTCGGGAACGAGCTCCCCCCGGCGGACGTCGACGCGGACGTACGGCTGTGGGTCGACCGCTCGTTCACCATCGGCGGGGCGGGCACCGTGGTGACCGGCACCCTGGGCGCCGGCACCGTGCGGACCGGCGACACGCTGCGCGTGGGCGTGAACGGGCCGCGCGTGGTGGTGCGGGGCCTGCAGTCGCTCGGTCGGGACCGCGCGGAGGTGCCGGCGCCGGCCCGAGTGGCGGTGAACCTGCGCGGCGTCGCCAACTCCGACATCGCACGCGGCGATGCGCTGCTCACCCCCGACCGGTGGTACCAGACCGCCACGGTGGACGTGCGGCTGACGGCACCCGGAACGCTGCGGGAACACGTCGTCGTGCACTGCGGGTCCGCTGCGGTCGGCGCCCGCGTCCGACCGCTCACCGACGCGTTCGCCCGGTTGTCGCTCGAGCAGCCGCTGCCGCTGCGGATCGGCGACCGGCTGATCCTGCGCGATCCGGACGCCGGGCTCATCCCGTCGGGTGCGGTGGTCCTCGATCCCGCTCCGCCCGAACTTCGCCGGCGCGGCGATGCCCGTCGGCGCGCCGAGGTCCTGGCCGCGGCGACCCCCGACGTCGGCTCGGAGTTGCACCGACGCGGTTTTGCGCGGGCCCGCGATCTGCGGGCGTGGGGTGTGACCGGTGTTCCCGACACGGCGGGCCCCGGCGACTGGCTGCTCGACCCCGACACGGCACGCTCGGCGGCGGAGAGACTGGGGAAGCTGGTCGACGAGCACGCTCGCACGCATCCGCTCGCGCCCGGACTGCCCGGCGAGGCGGCGCGCCGAGCGCTCGCGCTGCCCGACCCGCAGCTGCTGGCCGCGGTGCTCGAGCACGCCGGCGCCCTCACGGTGGACGACGGCCGGATCGTGCGACGCGACGCCGAGGCCGGGCTTCCGGAGCCCGTCGCGCAGGCGGCCGCCCGACTGCAGCAGCGGTGGGAGGACGAGCCCTTCGTCGCCCCCAGCGCGGGCGACCTCGCCGAACTGGGGCTCGGGCACCGCGAACTCGCGGCGTGTGCGCGGGCAGGACTGGTCACTCCCCTCGGCGGGGGTGTCTGGCTCGGGTCCGGAGCGGTGGACGCCGCCGTCGAGGCGCTCCGGGAGCTACCGGAACCTTTCACGCCCAGCGAAGCCCGGACTCGTCTGGGAACCTCGCGTCGGGTGATCATGCCGCTGCTCGAGCTCCTCGCCCGCGAGGGGCGTACCCGCCGGGCGGGCGAGGACGGTCACGTCGTGGCGTGA
- the nrfD gene encoding NrfD/PsrC family molybdoenzyme membrane anchor subunit, whose amino-acid sequence MTDRTRTRRRGRRGRGEQAMVPDAKFESYYGRPIVKASPWQADIPAYLFLGGLAGGSSLLAAGADLTGRPHQRRSARVIALGAIVASMYALIHDLGRPARFHHMLRVAKPTSPMSIGTWILSLYGPFNGLAAVGEFADLLPRPIRQGPLGRLLTFATRPAGILAAVTAPAVASYTAVLLTDTATPSWHEAKRELPFVFVGSAAAAAGGAGLLTAPLAESGPARRLAVGGAALELAASQIMERSMGITAEPLRTGTAGRLHSAATALTAGGAVGALLGRRSRAVTALSGLALTAGSACTRFAVFHAGQASARDPRYTVVPQRERRAAHAHATT is encoded by the coding sequence ATGACCGACCGTACCCGGACACGTCGCCGCGGACGGCGCGGGCGCGGCGAGCAGGCGATGGTGCCCGACGCCAAGTTCGAGAGCTACTACGGCCGCCCCATCGTGAAGGCGTCGCCGTGGCAGGCGGACATTCCCGCCTACCTCTTCCTCGGCGGGCTGGCCGGCGGTTCGTCGCTGCTGGCCGCCGGGGCGGATCTGACCGGGCGCCCGCACCAACGGCGTTCCGCCCGGGTGATCGCCCTCGGCGCCATCGTGGCGAGCATGTACGCGCTGATTCACGACCTGGGCCGCCCGGCCCGGTTCCATCACATGCTCCGCGTCGCCAAGCCGACGTCCCCGATGAGCATCGGCACGTGGATCCTGTCGCTGTACGGCCCGTTCAACGGCCTGGCCGCGGTCGGCGAGTTCGCGGACCTGCTCCCCCGCCCCATCCGGCAGGGCCCGCTGGGTCGGCTGCTGACGTTCGCGACCCGTCCCGCCGGGATCCTGGCGGCGGTCACCGCGCCCGCGGTGGCGTCGTACACCGCCGTGTTGCTCACCGACACCGCGACGCCCAGCTGGCACGAGGCCAAGCGCGAGTTGCCGTTCGTGTTCGTCGGCAGCGCGGCCGCGGCCGCGGGCGGGGCGGGCCTGCTGACGGCACCGCTCGCCGAGTCCGGGCCGGCCCGACGCCTCGCCGTCGGGGGCGCGGCGCTCGAACTGGCTGCGTCGCAGATCATGGAACGGAGCATGGGCATCACCGCTGAACCGCTGCGGACCGGGACCGCGGGTCGTCTGCACTCCGCGGCGACCGCCCTCACCGCGGGCGGCGCGGTGGGAGCGTTGCTCGGCCGACGCAGCCGCGCGGTGACGGCGCTGTCGGGACTGGCGCTGACAGCGGGATCGGCGTGCACGCGCTTCGCCGTCTTCCACGCCGGGCAGGCCTCGGCACGCGATCCTCGGTACACGGTGGTGCCGCAGCGCGAACGGCGCGCCGCTCACGCTCACGCCACGACGTGA